In a genomic window of Callithrix jacchus isolate 240 chromosome 22, calJac240_pri, whole genome shotgun sequence:
- the ZNF772 gene encoding zinc finger protein 772 isoform X1 encodes MAAAAPMGQAQVPLNSEVIMDPKQGQVNFEDVFVYFSQEEWVLLDEAQRLLYRDVMLENFALMASLGCWPGMKDEEIPFEQSFSIGLSQIRIPKGSPSTQKAYPYGTCGLVLKDILHLAEHQETHPGQKPYMCVLCGKQFWFSTNLHQHLKQHSGEKPFRRDKSRAFLVNNCPVQSSEMSFVTEACKDFLGSSSIFQHHVPHNEWKPHSSTKCEEAFQRGKRHYKCSECGKTFSRKDSLVQHQRVHTGERPYECGECGKTFSRKPILAQHQRIHTGEMPYECGICGKVFNHSSNLIVHQRVHTGARPYKCSECGKAYSHKSTLVQHESIHTGERPYECSECGKYFGHKYRLIKHWSVHTGARPYECIACGKFFSQSSDLIAHQRVHNGEKPYVCSECGKAFSHKHVLIQHHRIHTGERPYKCSECGKAFRQRASLIRHWKIHTGERS; translated from the exons ATGGCGGCGGCTGCGCCGATGGGCCAGGCGCAG gtTCCCCTGAACTCGGAAGTTATTATGGACCCTAAACAG GGGCAGGTGAACTTTGAGGACGTGTTCGTGTACTTCTCCCAAGAGGAGTGGGTGCTCCTTGATGAGGCTCAGAGGCTCCTGTACCGTgatgtgatgctggagaactTTGCACTTATGGCCTCTCTGG GTTGTTGGCCTGGAATGAAGGATGAAGAGATACCTTTTGAGCAGAGCTTTTCTATAGGATTGTCACAGATCAGGATTCCTAAGGGAAGTCCGTCTACTCAGAAGGCTTATCCCTATGGGACATGTGGCCTGGTCTTAAAAGACATTTTGCACTTGGCTGAGCACCAGGAAACACACCCAGGGCAGAAACCATACATGTGTGTCCTGTGTGGGAAACAGTTCTGGTTTAGTACAAACCTCCACCAGCACCTGAAGCAACACAGTGGAGAGAAACCCTTTAGAAGGGATAAGAGCAGGGCCTTTCTTGTGAACAACTGCCCTGTCCAATCATCAGAGATGTCTTTTGTGACAGAGGCTTGTAAGGACTTCCTAGGCAGCTCAAGCATTTTCCAGCACCATGTCCCTCACAATGAATGGAAGCCACACAGCAGCACCAAGTGTGAGGAGGCCTTTCAACGTGGAAAAAGGCATTACAAatgcagtgaatgtgggaaaACCTTCAGCCGCAAGGACTCACTCGTTCAACACCAGAGAGTCCACACTGGAGAAAGGCCTTATGAGTGCGGTGAATGTGGGAAAACCTTCAGCCGCAAACCCATACTTGCTCAGCACCAGAGAATCCACACTGGAGAAATGCCTTATGAGTGTGGCATTTGTGGGAAAGTTTTTAATCATAGTTCTAACCTGATTGTACATCAAAGAGTACACACTGGAGCAAGGCCTTACAagtgcagtgaatgtgggaaagcctatAGCCACAAGTCTACACTTGTTCAGCATGAGAGTATCCATACTGGAGAAAGGCCTTATGAGTGCAGTGAATGTGGAAAATACTTTGGTCACAAATACAGACTCATTAAACACTGGAGTGTTCATACTGGAGCAAGGCCTTATGAGTGCATTGCATGTGGAAAGTTCTTTAGCCAAAGCTCTGACCTTATTGCACATCAAAGAGTTCATAATGGTGAAAAGCCTTATGTGTGCAgtgaatgtggaaaagcctttagCCACAAACATGTACTTATTCAGCATCacagaattcacactggagaaaggccATATAagtgcagtgaatgtgggaaggccttcagGCAGAGGGCTTCCCTCATCCGACATTGGaaaattcacactggagaaaggTCTTAG
- the ZNF772 gene encoding zinc finger protein 772 isoform X2, translating to MAAAAPMGQAQVPLNSEVIMDPKQVNFEDVFVYFSQEEWVLLDEAQRLLYRDVMLENFALMASLGCWPGMKDEEIPFEQSFSIGLSQIRIPKGSPSTQKAYPYGTCGLVLKDILHLAEHQETHPGQKPYMCVLCGKQFWFSTNLHQHLKQHSGEKPFRRDKSRAFLVNNCPVQSSEMSFVTEACKDFLGSSSIFQHHVPHNEWKPHSSTKCEEAFQRGKRHYKCSECGKTFSRKDSLVQHQRVHTGERPYECGECGKTFSRKPILAQHQRIHTGEMPYECGICGKVFNHSSNLIVHQRVHTGARPYKCSECGKAYSHKSTLVQHESIHTGERPYECSECGKYFGHKYRLIKHWSVHTGARPYECIACGKFFSQSSDLIAHQRVHNGEKPYVCSECGKAFSHKHVLIQHHRIHTGERPYKCSECGKAFRQRASLIRHWKIHTGERS from the exons ATGGCGGCGGCTGCGCCGATGGGCCAGGCGCAG gtTCCCCTGAACTCGGAAGTTATTATGGACCCTAAACAG GTGAACTTTGAGGACGTGTTCGTGTACTTCTCCCAAGAGGAGTGGGTGCTCCTTGATGAGGCTCAGAGGCTCCTGTACCGTgatgtgatgctggagaactTTGCACTTATGGCCTCTCTGG GTTGTTGGCCTGGAATGAAGGATGAAGAGATACCTTTTGAGCAGAGCTTTTCTATAGGATTGTCACAGATCAGGATTCCTAAGGGAAGTCCGTCTACTCAGAAGGCTTATCCCTATGGGACATGTGGCCTGGTCTTAAAAGACATTTTGCACTTGGCTGAGCACCAGGAAACACACCCAGGGCAGAAACCATACATGTGTGTCCTGTGTGGGAAACAGTTCTGGTTTAGTACAAACCTCCACCAGCACCTGAAGCAACACAGTGGAGAGAAACCCTTTAGAAGGGATAAGAGCAGGGCCTTTCTTGTGAACAACTGCCCTGTCCAATCATCAGAGATGTCTTTTGTGACAGAGGCTTGTAAGGACTTCCTAGGCAGCTCAAGCATTTTCCAGCACCATGTCCCTCACAATGAATGGAAGCCACACAGCAGCACCAAGTGTGAGGAGGCCTTTCAACGTGGAAAAAGGCATTACAAatgcagtgaatgtgggaaaACCTTCAGCCGCAAGGACTCACTCGTTCAACACCAGAGAGTCCACACTGGAGAAAGGCCTTATGAGTGCGGTGAATGTGGGAAAACCTTCAGCCGCAAACCCATACTTGCTCAGCACCAGAGAATCCACACTGGAGAAATGCCTTATGAGTGTGGCATTTGTGGGAAAGTTTTTAATCATAGTTCTAACCTGATTGTACATCAAAGAGTACACACTGGAGCAAGGCCTTACAagtgcagtgaatgtgggaaagcctatAGCCACAAGTCTACACTTGTTCAGCATGAGAGTATCCATACTGGAGAAAGGCCTTATGAGTGCAGTGAATGTGGAAAATACTTTGGTCACAAATACAGACTCATTAAACACTGGAGTGTTCATACTGGAGCAAGGCCTTATGAGTGCATTGCATGTGGAAAGTTCTTTAGCCAAAGCTCTGACCTTATTGCACATCAAAGAGTTCATAATGGTGAAAAGCCTTATGTGTGCAgtgaatgtggaaaagcctttagCCACAAACATGTACTTATTCAGCATCacagaattcacactggagaaaggccATATAagtgcagtgaatgtgggaaggccttcagGCAGAGGGCTTCCCTCATCCGACATTGGaaaattcacactggagaaaggTCTTAG
- the ZNF772 gene encoding zinc finger protein 772 isoform X3, whose product MLENFALMASLGCWPGMKDEEIPFEQSFSIGLSQIRIPKGSPSTQKAYPYGTCGLVLKDILHLAEHQETHPGQKPYMCVLCGKQFWFSTNLHQHLKQHSGEKPFRRDKSRAFLVNNCPVQSSEMSFVTEACKDFLGSSSIFQHHVPHNEWKPHSSTKCEEAFQRGKRHYKCSECGKTFSRKDSLVQHQRVHTGERPYECGECGKTFSRKPILAQHQRIHTGEMPYECGICGKVFNHSSNLIVHQRVHTGARPYKCSECGKAYSHKSTLVQHESIHTGERPYECSECGKYFGHKYRLIKHWSVHTGARPYECIACGKFFSQSSDLIAHQRVHNGEKPYVCSECGKAFSHKHVLIQHHRIHTGERPYKCSECGKAFRQRASLIRHWKIHTGERS is encoded by the exons atgctggagaactTTGCACTTATGGCCTCTCTGG GTTGTTGGCCTGGAATGAAGGATGAAGAGATACCTTTTGAGCAGAGCTTTTCTATAGGATTGTCACAGATCAGGATTCCTAAGGGAAGTCCGTCTACTCAGAAGGCTTATCCCTATGGGACATGTGGCCTGGTCTTAAAAGACATTTTGCACTTGGCTGAGCACCAGGAAACACACCCAGGGCAGAAACCATACATGTGTGTCCTGTGTGGGAAACAGTTCTGGTTTAGTACAAACCTCCACCAGCACCTGAAGCAACACAGTGGAGAGAAACCCTTTAGAAGGGATAAGAGCAGGGCCTTTCTTGTGAACAACTGCCCTGTCCAATCATCAGAGATGTCTTTTGTGACAGAGGCTTGTAAGGACTTCCTAGGCAGCTCAAGCATTTTCCAGCACCATGTCCCTCACAATGAATGGAAGCCACACAGCAGCACCAAGTGTGAGGAGGCCTTTCAACGTGGAAAAAGGCATTACAAatgcagtgaatgtgggaaaACCTTCAGCCGCAAGGACTCACTCGTTCAACACCAGAGAGTCCACACTGGAGAAAGGCCTTATGAGTGCGGTGAATGTGGGAAAACCTTCAGCCGCAAACCCATACTTGCTCAGCACCAGAGAATCCACACTGGAGAAATGCCTTATGAGTGTGGCATTTGTGGGAAAGTTTTTAATCATAGTTCTAACCTGATTGTACATCAAAGAGTACACACTGGAGCAAGGCCTTACAagtgcagtgaatgtgggaaagcctatAGCCACAAGTCTACACTTGTTCAGCATGAGAGTATCCATACTGGAGAAAGGCCTTATGAGTGCAGTGAATGTGGAAAATACTTTGGTCACAAATACAGACTCATTAAACACTGGAGTGTTCATACTGGAGCAAGGCCTTATGAGTGCATTGCATGTGGAAAGTTCTTTAGCCAAAGCTCTGACCTTATTGCACATCAAAGAGTTCATAATGGTGAAAAGCCTTATGTGTGCAgtgaatgtggaaaagcctttagCCACAAACATGTACTTATTCAGCATCacagaattcacactggagaaaggccATATAagtgcagtgaatgtgggaaggccttcagGCAGAGGGCTTCCCTCATCCGACATTGGaaaattcacactggagaaaggTCTTAG